A portion of the Meriones unguiculatus strain TT.TT164.6M chromosome 14, Bangor_MerUng_6.1, whole genome shotgun sequence genome contains these proteins:
- the LOC110566031 gene encoding olfactory receptor 51G2 translates to MTPGPLGNGSTSSTFLLSGIPGLEHMHIWVSLPLCLMYLVSILGNCTILFIIKTEPSLHEPMYLFLSMLALTDLGLSLCTLPTVLGIFWVGARDISHDACFAQLFFIHCLSFLESSVLLSMAFDRFVAICRPLHYASILTHTVIGKIGLASLGRSVALIFPLPFMLKRFPYCGSLVLSHSYCLHQEVMKLACADIKANSIYGMFVIVSTVGVDSLLILFSYALILRTVLSIASRAERLKALNTCVSHICAVLLFYTPMIGLSVIHRFGKQAPHLVQVVMGFVYLLFPPVMNPIVYSVKTKQIRDRVTHAFCN, encoded by the coding sequence ATGACACCAGGACCCTTGGGAAATGGAAGCACGTCCTCTACTTTCCTGCTGAGTGGCATCCCAGGGCTGGAACACATGCACATCTGGGTCTCCCTCCCACTGTGCCTCATGTACCTGGTTTCCATCCTGGGTAACTGCACAATTCTCTTTATCATTAAGACAGAGCCCTCACTCCACGAGCCTATGTACCTCTTCCTGTCCATGCTCGCTCTGACAGACCTGGGTCTCTCTCTTTGCACCCTCCCTACCGTGCTGGGCATCTTTTGGGTGGGAGCACGAGACATTAGTCACGACGCTTGCTTTGCCCAGCTCTTTTTCATTCACTGCTTGTCCTTTTTGGAGTCCTCTGTGCTTCTCTCTATGGCCTTTGATCGCTTCGTGGCCATCTGTCGCCCGCTGCATTACGCTTCCATTCTTACCCACACAGTAATAGGCAAAATAGGTCTGGCTTCTCTGGGACGTAGCGTTGCACTCATTTTCCCGTTGCCTTTTATGCTCAAACGATTCCCTTACTGTGGCTCCCTAGTTCTCTCACATTCCTATTGTCTCCACCAAGAAGTGATGAAACTGGCCTGTGCAGACATCAAGGCAAACAGCATCTACGGCATGTTCGTCATTGTTTCTACGGTGGGGGTGGACTCTCTGCTCATCCTTTTCTCCTACGCACTCATCCTGCGCACTGTGCTGTCTATCGCCTCTCGGGCGGAAAGGCTCAAAGCGCTCAATACGTGTGTTTCCCACATCTGTGCCGTGCTTCTGTTCTACACGCCCATGATTGGCCTGTCTGTAATCCACCGCTTTGGGAAGCAGGCACCCCATCTGGTCCAGGTGGTCATGGGCTTTGTGTatcttctcttccctcctgtGATGAACCCCATTGTCTACAGTGTCAAAACCAAACAGATCCGGGATAGGGTAACCCATGCTTTTTGTAACTAG